One Cucurbita pepo subsp. pepo cultivar mu-cu-16 chromosome LG07, ASM280686v2, whole genome shotgun sequence genomic region harbors:
- the LOC111798797 gene encoding endoglucanase 16-like, with product MGTIIHNLSAMAILVGSLLFFQPFFPGAVHAAEFNYKDALTKSLIFLEAQRSGKLPPNHRPAWRGDSALDDGKLANVDLVGGYYDAGDNVKYGLPMAFTVTTLSWGALTYPTELEAAGEMENLKAAIRWGTDYFLKASSHRDRLYVEVGDPVKDHECWVRPENMKTPRTVLQINSETPGTEIAAETSAAMASSSMVFRSSNQTYARLLLNKAKTLYKFAKAHKGTYDGECPFYCSYSGYNDELLWAATWLYVATRKSVYLKYVQEESISASVAEFSWDLKYVGAQVLLSKLYFEGEKGLETFKNQADSYICSNLPTSPYHQIYVSPGGMVHMRDGANTQYVTGTAFVFSAYSDILAAYKQNVKCSDQQFDPAHLMTFAKKQMDYLLGDNPLGRSFMVGFGNNPPTQAHHRGASVPVMPANAEVNCPMSFVNWLNKDTPNPNELTGAILGGPDRNDKFLDKRTVSPMTEPVTYTNSMAVGVLAKLAAHKIT from the exons ATGGGGACCATCATCCACAATCTTTCTGCCATGGCCATTCTTGTGGGttcccttcttttctttcaaccaTTCTTTCCCGGGGCTGTTCATGCCGCCGAGTTCAATTACAAAGATGCCCTCACCAaatctcttatttttcttgaggCTCAACGCTCCGGCAAGCTCCCGCCCAATCACCGCCCCGCTTGGAGAGGCGACTCTGCCCTCGACGATGGAAAACTTGCCAAT GTAGACCTAGTAGGAGGGTATTACGACGCCGGAGACAACGTGAAGTACGGACTTCCGATGGCTTTCACGGTAACAACTCTATCATGGGGAGCTTTGACTTACCCAACGGAGCTGGAAGCCGCCGGCGAAATGGAAAATCTTAAAGCCGCCATCAGATGGGGCACCGATTATTTCCTCAAGGCCTCTTCTCATCGCGATCGTTTATATGTCGAG GTCGGAGACCCAGTTAAGGATCACGAGTGTTGGGTTAGACCTGAAAATATGAAGACTCCAAGGACCGTATTGCAAATTAATTCCGAGACCCCAGGTACAGAAATTGCTGCCGAAACCTCCGCCGCCATGGCTTCGTCTTCCATGGTCTTCCGAAGCTCCAATCAAACATATGCTCGTCTTcttctcaacaaagctaaaacg CTTTATAAATTTGCAAAAGCTCACAAGGGAACTTACGATGGCGAGTGCCCTTTCTATTGCTCGTACTCGGGCTACAAT GACGAGTTGTTGTGGGCTGCAACATGGCTATACGTCGCAACGAGGAAGTCGGTTTATTTGAAGTATGTTCAAGAAGAGTCGATTAGTGCTAGTGTAGCTGAATTCAGCTGGGATCTCAAATATGTTGGAGCTCAAGTTCTTCTTTCGAAg TTATATTTTGAAGGAGAGAAGGGTTTAGAGACGTTCAAAAATCAGGCAGATAGCTATATTTGTTCTAATCTTCCGACCAGCCCGTACCACCAAATTTACGTGTCTCCAG GTGGAATGGTTCACATGAGAGATGGAGCGAATACGCAATATGTTACGGGTACGGCGTTCGTGTTTAGTGCTTATAGCGATATCCTTGCAGCCTATAAACAAAACGTTAAATGTAGTGACCAGCAGTTTGACCCAGCCCATCTCATGACCTTTGCTAAGAAACAG ATGGATTACTTGTTGGGGGACAACCCACTAGGAAGATCGTTTATGGTAGGGTTTGGGAACAACCCACCAACGCAGGCGCACCATCGCGGCGCGTCGGTGCCAGTGATGCCAGCCAACGCAGAAGTGAACTGCCCAATGAGTTTCGTGAACTGGCTGAACAAGGACACGCCGAACCCCAACGAGCTGACGGGCGCAATTCTGGGCGGCCCCGACCGCAACGACAAGTTCTTAGACAAGCGTACGGTGTCACCCATGACGGAGCCGGTGACTTACACCAACTCCATGGCGGTGGGAGTGCTGGCAAAGCTGGCGGCCCACAAAATcacatga
- the LOC111798095 gene encoding ferrochelatase-2, chloroplastic-like, which translates to MDAIAFSAAHSNMKLLDSNTLNPDRTVSTSFSVPKSLVSFSCKSSGKLQVRDKSRTQGLVVSCSSSNGQGLQLSGPVEKRGRLGQAFCSVGTVSYGEFALESHSQAVEEKVGVLLLNLGGPETLDDVQPFLYNLFADPDIIRLPRLFRFLQEPLAKLISTFRAPKSKEGYASIGGGSPLRKITDEQAQALKMALEEKNISANVYVGMRYWYPFTEEAIQQIKRDGITKLVVLPLYPQYSISTTGSSIRVLQKIFREDAYLSTLPVSIIKSWYQREGYIKSMADLIQTELKNFVNPQEVMIFFSAHGVPVSYVENAGDPYKDEMEECIYLIMQELKGRGVGNEHTLAYQSRVGPVQWLKPYTDEVLVELGQKGIKSLLAVPVSFVSEHIETLEEIDMEYKHLALESGIENWGRVPALNCKSSFIVDLADAVVEALPSATALSPHAGSADTNDRGSFRFDPIRLLFGSILAFILLLSPKAFLAFRNNFI; encoded by the exons ATGGACGCGATCGCTTTCTCTGCCGCTCATTCCAATATGAAGCTTCTCGATTCCAACACCCTTAATCCGGATCGCACGGTTTCTAC GTCATTCTCTGTGCCGAAATCTCTTGTGTCTTTCTCTTGTAAATCCTCTGGAAAATTGCAAGTTCGTGATAAGTCTAGAACTCAAGGATTAGTGGTTTCTTGTTCTAGCTCCAATGGTCAGGGGCTACAACTTTCTGGCCCTGTTGAGAAGAGAGGccgtcttggacaagcattTTGCTCAGTAGGAACTGTCTCCTATGGTGAATTTGCTTTAGAATCTCACTCTCAGGCAGTAGAAGAGAAGGTTGGAGTTCTGCTCCTGAATCTAGGAGGGCCAGAAACGCTTGATGATGTTCAGCCATTTTTGTACAACCTATTTGCTGATCCG GATATTATTCGGCTCCCGAGGTTGTTCCGTTTTCTCCAAGAGCCATTGGCGAAGTTAATTTCTACTTTTCGTGCTCCGAAAAGCAAAGAAGGGTATGCTTCAATTGGTGGTGGCTCACCTTTGCGTAAAATAACAGATGAACAG GCACAGGCGCTTAAAATGGCTTTGGAAGAGAAAAACATATCTGCTAATGTCTATGTCGGAATGCGCTATTGGTACCCTTTCACAGAGGAAGCGATTCAGCAA ATTAAGAGGGATGGGATAACAAAACTTGTGGTGCTGCCACTGTATCCACAGTACTCTATTTCGACAACCGGGTCCAGTATTCGTGTTCTCCAGAAGATTTTCAG GGAAGACGCATATCTCTCGACATTGCCTGTTTCGATTATAAAGTCGTGGTATCAACGAGAAGGGTATATTAAGTCGATGGCCGACTTGATTCAGACAGAGCTGAAGAATTTCGTTAATCCTCAGGAG GTTATGATTTTCTTTAGTGCACATGGGGTTCCCGTCAGTTATGTTGAGAATGCTGGAGATCCTTACAAAGATGAAATGGAGGAGTGCATCTACCTAATCATGCAAGAGTTGAAGGGCAGAGGGGTTGGAAATGAGCATACTCTTGCTTATCAG AGCCGCGTTGGACCTGTACAATGGCTAAAGCCATACACTGATGAAGTTCTTGTTGAGCTTGGCCAGAAGGGTATCAAGAGCCTCCTAGCCGTTCCCGTGAG CTTTGTGAGTGAGCACATCGAGACTCTTGAGGAGATAGATATGGAGTATAAGCACTTGGCACTTGAATCTGGGATCGAAAACTGGGGGCGTGTGCCCGCTCTCAACTGCAAGTCTTCATTCATTGTGGATCTGGCCGATGCAGTAGTCGAAGCCCTTCCATCTGCTACGGCATTGTCACCCCACGCAGGCTCCGCAGATACAAATGATCGTGGTTCTTTTCGATTTGATCCTATCAGATTGTTATTTGGTTCAATCCTTGCATTCATCTTGTTACTCTCACCCAAAGCGTTTCTAGCGTTTAGGAATAATTTCATTTGA